In Carya illinoinensis cultivar Pawnee chromosome 9, C.illinoinensisPawnee_v1, whole genome shotgun sequence, the following are encoded in one genomic region:
- the LOC122275003 gene encoding iron-sulfur assembly protein IscA-like 2, mitochondrial isoform X2 produces MPRSLIQRLAPYLAGRIRQNQRLLSSVSSSSALYEASPTPSSPSTSPDAVHLTDNWRMKELQGTEALGGKKMLRLCVETGGCSGFQYVFDLDDKTSSDDRIFEREGVKLVIDNISYDFVKGATVDYVEELIRSAFVVTENPSAVGGCSCKSSFMVKQ; encoded by the exons ATGCCGAGATCGCTGATTCAGCGCCTGGCGCCATACCTGGCTGGTCGAATCCGACAGAACCAAAGGCTTCTAAGTTCTGTTTCTTCGTCTTCTGCTCTTTACGAAGCCTCTCCAACGCCTTCTTCTCCATCTACTTCTCCCGATGCCGTCCACTTGACCGACAATTGG AGAATGAAAGAGCTGCAAGGTACCGAAGCACTGGGTGGTAAAAAGATGCTTAGGTTGTGTGTGGAAACTGGAGGATGTTCTGGGTTCCAATATGTCTTTGATCTTGATGACAAAACCAGCTCAGATGATAG AATTTTTGAGAGGGAAGGAGTTAAGTTGGTGATCGATAATATTTCATATGATTTTGTGAAAGGGGCAACCGTTGATTACGTTGAGGAGCTGATCCGTTCAGCATTTGTG GTGACTGAAAATCCAAGTGCAGTGGGTGGGTGCAGTTGTAAAAGTTCTTTCATGGTGAAACAGTAG
- the LOC122275003 gene encoding iron-sulfur assembly protein IscA-like 2, mitochondrial isoform X1 yields MPRSLIQRLAPYLAGRIRQNQRLLSSVSSSSALYEASPTPSSPSTSPDAVHLTDNWVRRMKELQGTEALGGKKMLRLCVETGGCSGFQYVFDLDDKTSSDDRIFEREGVKLVIDNISYDFVKGATVDYVEELIRSAFVVTENPSAVGGCSCKSSFMVKQ; encoded by the exons ATGCCGAGATCGCTGATTCAGCGCCTGGCGCCATACCTGGCTGGTCGAATCCGACAGAACCAAAGGCTTCTAAGTTCTGTTTCTTCGTCTTCTGCTCTTTACGAAGCCTCTCCAACGCCTTCTTCTCCATCTACTTCTCCCGATGCCGTCCACTTGACCGACAATTGGGTCCGA AGAATGAAAGAGCTGCAAGGTACCGAAGCACTGGGTGGTAAAAAGATGCTTAGGTTGTGTGTGGAAACTGGAGGATGTTCTGGGTTCCAATATGTCTTTGATCTTGATGACAAAACCAGCTCAGATGATAG AATTTTTGAGAGGGAAGGAGTTAAGTTGGTGATCGATAATATTTCATATGATTTTGTGAAAGGGGCAACCGTTGATTACGTTGAGGAGCTGATCCGTTCAGCATTTGTG GTGACTGAAAATCCAAGTGCAGTGGGTGGGTGCAGTTGTAAAAGTTCTTTCATGGTGAAACAGTAG